The Methylophilus sp. TWE2 region GGGTGAAACGCCTTGCAGTACCCGGTGCAGATCGAGTAAATAAAACGCCGTCTCTGCAGTTAAGGGTGACGATTTCTGCAGCGCGATATGGCACAGGTAAAAGTCACGGTGACACAGGCCCGCAGCATGGAATGTCTTCGCCAGTTTCGCGACTGCAATTAACATGGCCTGGCGGGTTTCCGCAGAGGCCGGTGTTTGCCAGCTTTTGCAAATATCCTCCAGCGAATGAATGTCCCCCAGGTCTTCCGTCAGCAGGAATGACCGCTGATTGGCTGCATATTCACCTTGTACACCGTAAGCCGCGATGGGGGTGGTGGCGATTCCAATTTTTTCCAGCGCCTGGATAGCCCGCACTTCCGTCATCGCACCGATGATAGGACGTTTGAAACTCAGCCAGTTTTTGGTGATCTCGCGCCAGCCAGTGGCTTCGTGTTGCTTGATAAAATAGGATTGCCCGGCGATGGCGATACGCATGGTTTTGCGGTTGGCCGCAGCGCGTACGGTATATCCCTGCAGCGACATAAAGTCTTCAAAATAATACCTCTGCAATGCCTGTGCGTGGGCCGGCGACAGCCAAAGGCTGCTGTCGTGTAAGGGCTTTTCTGGCCGATGTGGAAGTGGTTGCAATCTGTTTCCTGAAGCTAACTGGATCAGTGTCCGAGCTTCTGCCTTTCCCGGGTTTTCGCGCATGAGTTGCGCAGCATAACTGAGTCCCGCCTGGCTGAATCGTTCCCTTTCCGTTGCTAAAGCTGTCGCGAGTTCCCGATTAAGCGTCTCCTGACTGAACGGGCCCGGAATGAGGATGCCGGCTCCGGCTTTGGCGATATGCGGCGCATAACCGCATACTTCTGTCGTGATGACGGGTAAACCGCTGGCCATGGCTTCGAGTAATACATGACCGGCCAGCTCGCGCCTGGCCGGGTGCACCAGCCAATCGCAGGCTTGCATCATTTGTGGGATATCATCGCGGCCGCCCAGTACCTGCACCTGATTGCTTAAACCTTTTGCCTCAATATGTTTTTGCAGCCAGCGTGGATTGTCCTGGCCGATAATCAGCATGCGTACCTTGTTTTTGACACTTTCAGGTAAAGCGGCAATGGCAGTCACTGCACGGTCTGCCCCTTTGGTTTTGAAACCTGAGCCTACCAGCAATAAAGCAATCTGCTCAGGCAAAATGCCAAATGTTTCAGCCAACCATTGCTTTCTTTGTGCGCGCTCAAATGCATGGAAGCGCTGTGGATCCAAGATTGGTGGAATCAGATGGAAGCGATCATCGGGTGTCTGGTACCAATGCTGAAAAGTTTGCTGTTCCTGTGGGGTGAGCGTGAGGATGTGGGTGTTGCTCGCAGGGGAAAAAATTGCTTCTTCCGCTTGCTGGAACCAGCGATAACGGCTGGTGAGCCTGTACCACCAGGGGCGTTCCTCATGTGCTTTGGCGATAAAGCAGGAATCGGCAGCGAAATACACATCGATGGGCTGCATGCGGTTAAAACCCACTACCAGATCAAATGGTTCTACCTGCACGGCCTGCTGCATGGCGCTGATCAGGCTGGCATGCCTGGTATGGTTACGCCAGCCGCTGCTGGTACATAACTTTACTTTGATATCCTCAGGTTGCAGGCCTTGCCACTCCCCGGTGAAAATCGTGACCTCATGCCCAAGCGCGACACAGTCTTTTGCGATACGCAGCATATCGCGCTGCACCCCGCCATAGGGAAAGTATTTGAAAATGAGAAACGCAAACTTCATGCGATGGCATTGTATGCGAAAATAGCGGCCATGAAACGCATCCTGATTGTCAAAACAACCTCCATGGGTGATGTGATCCACGCTTTGCCCGTGGTTGAAGATATCCTACAGCACTTTCCAGACGCACAGATTGACTGGCTGGTAGAGGAAAGTTTTGCCGATATTCCACGCTTGCATCCACGTGTGCAGCAGATATTTAAGGTTGCGGTGCGCCGCTGGCGCAAGCAATGGTGGCATTGCCAGACCTGGCGTGAAATTTCCGCTGTCAAACAGGCAGTGGCTGCGCAGCCTTATGATTTGGTGCTTGATGTACAGGGCCTGGTCAAAAGCGCCGTGATGTCCACCTGGGCGCAAGGCCCTCGCTATGGCTACGACAAACATTCCATCCGTGAACCCCTGGCTAGCCGGTTTTACCAGCATGCATTTGACATTCCTTACCGTCAGCATGCGGTGATCCGTATGCGCACATTAGCAGCGATGGCATTGGGATATGACGTGCCAAAAGACAAGCCCAATTATGGTCTGGCGGCAGGTATTCAGCGCACCAAAACACCTGCTTTTCTGGCCTTGCATGCCACCAGCCGAGACAGCAAGTTATGGCCAGAAGATCACTGGATTGCTTTAGGTCAGCATTATGCAGCGCAAGGGTTGCAGATGTGGTTGCCGTGGGCGAGTGCCAGTGAGCAAGCACGGGCAAAACGAATAGCCGCCCAAGTACCGCAAGCAATAGTGCTGCCTAAACTCAGCCTGCAACAGTTGGCCGGTCAAATGCCACAGGCGAAATTTGCAGTGGGCGTGGATACCGGTCTTTCACACCTGGCTGCTGCGCTGGACATTCCAGTTGTTGCTCTTTACACCGACACCGAACCAGCGTTTACCGGTGTAGCGGGTGGACGTGAGGCGCCTGCCATCAACCTCGGCGGTAAGGAGCAAGTGCCCGCCGTCAATGCCGTGATTGATCATCTGACCGCCATGACCTTGCCAGTCGTGCACATTTAAAATCACAAAATTCACATTTAACCCTTGAAATCAGTAGGGGCATCCCCAACATTGGGAAGATATTGAGAGGAAAGTGTTGGTCACCTCTCAGCCAGAACAGTGTTGAACAAGAAGGGGAGTCCCATGCAAGAACCAAATACACCTGCCGAGGTGAACGCAACTGAGTCTGCAGTGAATGACGCTGCACCAGAAATCCATGTAGAAGACAATCAGGCAACGCGTATTGCCGAGCTGGAAGCAGCACTGGAAGAAGCCAAGGCACAAGTCTTATATGTCAAAGCCGAAGGTGAAAATATTCGCCGTCGCGCGCTGGATGATATTGATAAAGCCCGTAAATTTGCGCTGGAAAAATTCAGCGGTGAGTTGCTGGCAGTGAAAGACAGCCTGGATGCCGCATTGGCGGTAGAAAGTACTGAGGTTGATAGCTATAAAAATGGCGTGGAATTGACAGCCAAACAATTACTCAGCGTATTTGAAAAATTCAATATTGCTGAAATCAATCCCATAGGCGAAAAGTTTGACCCTAACAAACATCAGGCGATCAGCATGGTGCCAGCTGAAGGTGAGCCGAATACCGTGTTAAGTGTATTGCAAAAAGGCTACAGCTTGAATGAGCGCGTATTGCGTCCAGCCTTAGTGACTGTGATTCAGGCCAAGTAAAGCAACCACATTTTCAATAGGGGCTTGAAATCTTTTCAGGCATCCCAATTATTACATCATTGATGTTGTGATTAACGAATTTTAAGGAAAACATAAAGATGGCAAAGATTATCGGTATTGATTTGGGAACGACAAA contains the following coding sequences:
- the rfaP gene encoding lipopolysaccharide core heptose(I) kinase RfaP translates to MKFAFLIFKYFPYGGVQRDMLRIAKDCVALGHEVTIFTGEWQGLQPEDIKVKLCTSSGWRNHTRHASLISAMQQAVQVEPFDLVVGFNRMQPIDVYFAADSCFIAKAHEERPWWYRLTSRYRWFQQAEEAIFSPASNTHILTLTPQEQQTFQHWYQTPDDRFHLIPPILDPQRFHAFERAQRKQWLAETFGILPEQIALLLVGSGFKTKGADRAVTAIAALPESVKNKVRMLIIGQDNPRWLQKHIEAKGLSNQVQVLGGRDDIPQMMQACDWLVHPARRELAGHVLLEAMASGLPVITTEVCGYAPHIAKAGAGILIPGPFSQETLNRELATALATERERFSQAGLSYAAQLMRENPGKAEARTLIQLASGNRLQPLPHRPEKPLHDSSLWLSPAHAQALQRYYFEDFMSLQGYTVRAAANRKTMRIAIAGQSYFIKQHEATGWREITKNWLSFKRPIIGAMTEVRAIQALEKIGIATTPIAAYGVQGEYAANQRSFLLTEDLGDIHSLEDICKSWQTPASAETRQAMLIAVAKLAKTFHAAGLCHRDFYLCHIALQKSSPLTAETAFYLLDLHRVLQGVSPHGTDVRKDIAGLIFSCMDFGFTREDWQIFKAHYLPQSEDFWRQAFNRADRLHAKFHSPKQQNKYKQQRDATDL
- the waaC gene encoding lipopolysaccharide heptosyltransferase I, which translates into the protein MALYAKIAAMKRILIVKTTSMGDVIHALPVVEDILQHFPDAQIDWLVEESFADIPRLHPRVQQIFKVAVRRWRKQWWHCQTWREISAVKQAVAAQPYDLVLDVQGLVKSAVMSTWAQGPRYGYDKHSIREPLASRFYQHAFDIPYRQHAVIRMRTLAAMALGYDVPKDKPNYGLAAGIQRTKTPAFLALHATSRDSKLWPEDHWIALGQHYAAQGLQMWLPWASASEQARAKRIAAQVPQAIVLPKLSLQQLAGQMPQAKFAVGVDTGLSHLAAALDIPVVALYTDTEPAFTGVAGGREAPAINLGGKEQVPAVNAVIDHLTAMTLPVVHI
- the grpE gene encoding nucleotide exchange factor GrpE, which gives rise to MQEPNTPAEVNATESAVNDAAPEIHVEDNQATRIAELEAALEEAKAQVLYVKAEGENIRRRALDDIDKARKFALEKFSGELLAVKDSLDAALAVESTEVDSYKNGVELTAKQLLSVFEKFNIAEINPIGEKFDPNKHQAISMVPAEGEPNTVLSVLQKGYSLNERVLRPALVTVIQAK